A window of the Chloroflexota bacterium genome harbors these coding sequences:
- a CDS encoding AbrB/MazE/SpoVT family DNA-binding domain-containing protein translates to MIVKVTAKRQVTFPKHVLDAMGVGPGDQLELLEGPDGGYTLKPRRIDYSKLGTLRDKIDPNIESDDIRTFRDQREQGHGPAIRY, encoded by the coding sequence ATGATAGTCAAGGTCACTGCCAAACGCCAGGTAACCTTTCCCAAGCACGTTCTGGATGCCATGGGCGTAGGACCCGGCGACCAGCTTGAATTGCTGGAGGGCCCTGATGGTGGATACACGCTAAAGCCCAGGCGCATCGATTACTCGAAATTGGGCACACTGCGCGACAAGATCGACCCGAATATCGAGTCGGATGACATCCGCACGTTCCGGGACCAACGAGAGCAGGGGCATGGCCCAGCAATACGGTATTGA